A portion of the Deinococcus hopiensis KR-140 genome contains these proteins:
- a CDS encoding serine hydrolase domain-containing protein has translation MSHTFTTPGDLARHLDQLRQDHALPGLVWAAAPLDGPLSAGASGVRRLDRPEAMTVRDRVHIGSCTKPMVATMLASLIPEVLDWRTKLTQLFPTHGVHPAYHDVTLAHLLSHCAGLPAFGEEEEFKPAPARRGSPARQRNAFAQWVLQQPPVRPVGEYGYSNAGYGLAAVLAEQLTGKRWEDLMRAQVFEPLGLTSAGFGWPGRRHDQEPWGHVWRRRHVPHNPHGRYQLHQAIGPAGDIHMNILDFATFARAHLRGLRGQSDFLPSETFTTMHTPFRPEIKAGLGWGVTMYRGMQASTHSGSADTFLAFVVVLPDEGHAFAVTTNAAGGQAEEGLSGVLRHLVSAFTSAHVA, from the coding sequence ATGTCCCATACCTTCACCACACCTGGCGACCTCGCGCGCCACCTCGACCAACTCCGCCAAGACCACGCTCTCCCAGGTCTCGTCTGGGCGGCTGCCCCCCTCGACGGTCCCCTCAGCGCTGGAGCCAGTGGAGTCCGCCGCTTGGACCGTCCTGAGGCCATGACGGTCCGTGACCGCGTTCATATCGGTTCCTGCACCAAACCGATGGTCGCCACCATGCTGGCTTCCTTGATTCCCGAGGTGTTGGACTGGCGCACAAAGCTTACCCAGCTCTTCCCCACTCACGGGGTTCATCCGGCCTACCACGACGTCACCCTGGCCCATCTCCTTTCGCACTGCGCTGGCCTCCCGGCCTTTGGTGAAGAGGAAGAATTCAAGCCGGCGCCCGCTCGGCGTGGCTCCCCCGCTCGGCAACGCAACGCTTTTGCCCAGTGGGTACTTCAGCAGCCTCCGGTGCGGCCCGTAGGCGAGTACGGCTACTCCAATGCTGGATATGGCCTCGCGGCGGTCTTGGCTGAACAGCTTACGGGCAAGCGTTGGGAAGACCTGATGCGGGCGCAGGTGTTTGAACCGCTCGGTTTAACCAGTGCAGGATTCGGGTGGCCTGGCCGTAGGCACGATCAGGAGCCATGGGGGCACGTCTGGCGACGTCGCCACGTGCCGCACAACCCCCATGGACGCTATCAACTGCACCAGGCCATCGGCCCTGCGGGGGACATCCACATGAACATCCTCGACTTCGCGACCTTCGCCCGCGCCCACTTACGGGGCCTACGTGGTCAAAGCGACTTCCTACCGTCAGAAACCTTCACGACCATGCACACGCCCTTCCGGCCAGAGATCAAGGCGGGCCTCGGTTGGGGCGTGACAATGTACCGCGGAATGCAGGCCAGTACGCACAGCGGCAGCGCCGACACCTTCCTGGCCTTTGTGGTGGTGCTCCCTGACGAAGGCCACGCTTTCGCCGTGACGACGAACGCAGCAGGGGGCCAGGCTGAAGAAGGCTTATCGGGCGTCCTGCGGCATCTGGTCAGCGCGTTCACCTCTGCCCATGTCGCCTGA
- a CDS encoding diacylglycerol/lipid kinase family protein, which produces MTDPSTSSGAAVPPDPLSALAAKRVLLVFNPRSGQGESTLPGFVSLVRQAGAEVTERELVKDTPMSEYVANLENFDLLIGAGGDGTVSSLAYAARYKDVPMLAYPAGTANLIAKNLDLPNDPAELAAVLAGGHTVRVDLGEIEVRGEKRGFAMLAGAGADAAMIRDSEDLKEKYGELAYVISAMRQINPKKTTFHLVIDGEERTFEGIGVMAANFGMANYRLPITSDISPSDGKFTVVLIKAGNILRLVPNIIDSVRGKLGLGDPMFSGNLETLEAKSVTVDADEPFPLQFDGELHVETTPFTANILPGAIRFLTPIRKADLDT; this is translated from the coding sequence ATGACAGATCCCTCCACTTCCTCCGGCGCCGCAGTCCCTCCTGATCCCCTTTCTGCTCTGGCCGCTAAGCGAGTGCTGCTGGTCTTCAATCCCAGAAGTGGCCAGGGAGAGAGTACCCTCCCCGGCTTCGTCAGCCTGGTCCGGCAGGCTGGAGCTGAAGTTACCGAACGTGAACTCGTCAAGGACACGCCAATGAGCGAGTACGTCGCCAACCTGGAGAACTTCGATCTGCTGATCGGTGCAGGTGGGGATGGTACGGTCAGCAGCCTCGCCTACGCGGCGCGCTACAAAGACGTGCCCATGCTCGCGTACCCGGCGGGCACCGCCAACCTGATCGCTAAGAATCTTGACTTGCCAAACGACCCTGCCGAACTGGCTGCCGTGTTGGCAGGTGGCCACACCGTCCGGGTGGACCTGGGGGAGATCGAGGTGAGGGGCGAGAAGCGCGGCTTTGCCATGCTCGCCGGCGCCGGCGCGGACGCCGCGATGATCCGCGACTCCGAAGATCTCAAGGAGAAGTACGGTGAACTCGCCTACGTCATCAGCGCGATGCGGCAGATCAATCCCAAAAAGACCACCTTCCACCTCGTCATCGACGGCGAGGAGCGCACCTTCGAGGGCATCGGCGTCATGGCCGCCAACTTCGGCATGGCCAATTACCGCCTGCCCATCACCTCCGATATCAGCCCCAGCGACGGTAAGTTCACGGTCGTGCTCATCAAGGCCGGGAACATCCTGCGCCTGGTGCCCAACATCATTGACTCCGTCCGCGGCAAGCTCGGCCTCGGCGATCCGATGTTCAGCGGCAACCTCGAAACCCTGGAGGCCAAGAGCGTCACCGTGGATGCCGACGAGCCCTTTCCCCTGCAGTTCGACGGTGAGCTCCACGTCGAGACCACGCCGTTTACCGCCAACATCCTGCCGGGTGCCATCCGCTTCCTGACGCCTATCAGGAAAGCGGATCTGGATACCTGA
- a CDS encoding transposase: MLSVGATWSRRGSGQPFKVPTRWGSAGRLNLMGSYSLHGNQQDLEVRERQGTCTGEQVMAYLGTLAAQCTPDPITVVVLDNAPFHKGAKLREKIARWEEQGLYLRYLPPYAPFLNLIEGVWRQLKGILMPRRCSDSVGELRAALVTGLKVLGAKFI; encoded by the coding sequence ATGTTGTCTGTGGGTGCCACCTGGTCCAGGCGGGGATCTGGCCAGCCGTTCAAGGTCCCCACACGGTGGGGATCCGCTGGACGGCTCAACCTCATGGGTTCGTACAGCCTGCACGGAAATCAACAGGACCTGGAAGTCCGAGAACGGCAAGGCACCTGTACTGGTGAACAGGTCATGGCGTACCTCGGTACCCTGGCCGCCCAGTGCACCCCGGATCCGATCACGGTCGTCGTGCTGGACAACGCGCCCTTTCACAAGGGCGCGAAGCTCAGGGAAAAGATCGCACGCTGGGAAGAGCAGGGGCTGTACCTGCGGTACCTCCCGCCCTATGCCCCGTTTCTCAACCTCATTGAGGGCGTGTGGCGTCAACTCAAGGGAATTTTGATGCCACGCCGCTGCTCTGACTCGGTCGGTGAACTTCGAGCAGCCCTTGTCACTGGACTCAAGGTTCTCGGAGCAAAATTTATCTGA
- a CDS encoding ATP-binding protein, which produces METKRARHSLRQELYLISRTALGQILEVGQERVALRVGVEVDVLTFKGLAETGNISEALALPQGALLDGYHLDDAETFNEWLSFKRESLNALRRELLGRQAEILENRSDLRGALRLYLDLLQEDPLQEAHERAAIRLHITLGERERGLQRFETFRALLMRELGLEPLPETVREAERAGTESPRPSALPALPEGPPLSPPLIGRDDAWRSLEQGQSTLTLLLGEPGVGKTRLALAFATTFGPPAVLRGHEVSRATPLYPVAEAIRAALHEPSRRARLDELPPVLQAEISRLVPDFPTPLPHAPEGRARFIEALGQALMAIAGPDGALVWDDLQWIDQSSLEVLSHLVRRAAQAHKPPRLLATARRDEALLRDDLQSMLLDLQRDKLVARIALQGLNSDEVHRLVQALSGSHAAPLFSQRLYAATGGNPLFVLETLRYLFETRHLREEEGIWTSPFDEVTSDYAELPIPPEVRDVVLGRVKRLNAAARRLLEAASVCGDVFHLRELSASVALSEWDALEPLESLLAAQIWMEHGDGYRFSHDLIRRAVHAELSGQRRRLLHGRLAHVLQEREAEPARIADHFESAGEHLTARIWRIRAAQEATRIYAYREALRQYERALETNPEPEQAYVWSLARVDLMRILDDREACEVELGHLDLLASQIGEPAKRAEVSVRWSLLHDQAGRYDLAMRSASQAASEPGLVPELRAQALHCLGTAWVRQLDFAAAEPLFLEGLAHENLSYGVRARLLDSLAHCALQRNDHRQAAEYNKEAQANWQDARDRRGLAVSHNTAARLAMLSGNQKSAIDHMREAMQQARAVGDLNLTKSFIANLVQVLRDDGQLDAAVEAVSEGLDLVHEARDRSGEGRLQNRLGDVQLLRGRLGAALAAYQQAYTIATELGQSSNRVHALFDQVRTLLLIGHTRTVPALLNELEHLVASTSASLSRSQMELELARYEWLTGHSAEAEQRLNVLWDSRDSLNPRIREGLAALLARVRFSRGDRTSPPTLTAGLVSTPTLRATALMLALRCEQGLSAIDEAELLLGSGRIDPIIALELQQSLAVQLASADSERAKRHIEEARALLVRLYGTLPAELKEDFLRWYTVPQT; this is translated from the coding sequence TTGGAGACCAAACGTGCTCGGCACAGCCTGCGCCAGGAACTTTACCTGATCAGCCGCACAGCGCTCGGCCAGATCCTTGAGGTTGGACAAGAGCGCGTGGCCCTGCGCGTTGGAGTGGAGGTGGACGTCCTTACATTTAAGGGGCTCGCAGAGACTGGAAACATCTCCGAAGCGCTCGCACTTCCTCAGGGGGCGTTGCTGGATGGGTATCACCTGGACGATGCTGAAACATTCAATGAATGGCTTTCATTCAAGCGGGAGAGCCTGAACGCGCTGCGCCGTGAGCTCTTGGGCCGTCAAGCGGAAATACTTGAAAATCGCAGTGACCTGCGCGGCGCCCTGCGCCTCTACTTGGATCTCCTGCAGGAGGATCCCTTACAAGAAGCGCATGAGCGGGCAGCTATTCGGCTGCATATCACGCTGGGGGAGCGTGAACGGGGATTGCAACGGTTTGAGACTTTCCGGGCGTTGCTGATGCGGGAATTGGGATTGGAACCCCTGCCAGAAACAGTACGAGAAGCAGAACGTGCTGGAACGGAATCACCTCGACCTTCTGCGCTGCCGGCATTGCCTGAGGGTCCTCCTCTGTCTCCACCCTTAATTGGACGTGACGATGCCTGGCGGTCTCTGGAACAGGGGCAGTCAACGCTTACGTTGCTGCTTGGTGAGCCTGGCGTGGGTAAGACCCGCTTGGCCTTGGCGTTCGCCACCACCTTTGGTCCACCCGCCGTGTTACGTGGGCATGAGGTCTCCCGGGCAACGCCGCTCTACCCGGTCGCGGAAGCGATTCGCGCTGCATTACACGAACCTTCGCGCCGAGCGAGGCTGGACGAGCTTCCCCCAGTGCTGCAGGCAGAAATTTCTCGTTTGGTACCTGACTTCCCTACACCACTTCCGCACGCTCCGGAAGGACGAGCGCGGTTTATTGAGGCCTTGGGACAAGCCCTGATGGCCATCGCTGGACCTGATGGCGCGCTGGTGTGGGACGACTTGCAATGGATAGACCAATCGTCCTTGGAGGTCCTCTCCCACCTCGTTCGCCGGGCCGCTCAAGCGCACAAACCTCCCCGCCTGCTGGCCACCGCACGCAGAGATGAAGCGTTGCTGCGTGACGATCTGCAATCGATGCTTCTTGATCTCCAGCGCGACAAGCTGGTGGCCCGGATTGCACTTCAAGGACTGAACTCAGACGAAGTGCACCGACTGGTACAGGCCCTCTCGGGTTCACACGCTGCTCCCCTGTTTTCCCAGCGGCTGTATGCCGCGACGGGCGGCAACCCCTTGTTCGTCCTGGAAACCCTGCGTTACCTGTTTGAAACCAGGCATCTTCGTGAGGAGGAGGGCATTTGGACGTCGCCCTTCGACGAGGTCACCTCGGATTACGCTGAATTACCAATTCCACCTGAGGTCCGGGACGTGGTCCTCGGACGGGTGAAGCGCCTAAATGCAGCGGCGCGGCGCCTGCTGGAAGCTGCGAGCGTCTGCGGCGACGTGTTTCACCTGCGCGAACTGTCGGCAAGCGTTGCGCTCTCGGAGTGGGATGCATTGGAGCCCCTTGAAAGCCTTCTGGCCGCACAGATATGGATGGAGCACGGTGATGGATACCGTTTTTCACATGACCTGATCAGGCGCGCTGTACATGCAGAGCTCAGCGGACAGCGTCGCCGCCTGCTGCACGGCCGCCTGGCACACGTGTTGCAAGAACGCGAGGCTGAGCCGGCACGCATCGCAGACCACTTTGAAAGTGCTGGAGAACACCTGACCGCCAGAATATGGCGCATTCGGGCGGCGCAGGAAGCCACCCGCATCTATGCCTACCGTGAGGCGCTTCGTCAGTATGAGCGAGCGCTGGAAACGAATCCCGAACCGGAACAGGCCTATGTGTGGTCTCTGGCACGCGTAGACCTGATGCGCATCCTGGATGACCGTGAAGCATGTGAAGTTGAACTTGGCCACCTTGACCTGCTCGCCTCACAAATCGGGGAACCAGCGAAACGTGCTGAGGTTTCGGTCCGTTGGTCACTTCTGCATGATCAGGCGGGACGGTACGATCTGGCCATGAGGAGCGCTTCGCAGGCTGCATCTGAGCCAGGGCTGGTTCCAGAACTTCGTGCGCAAGCGCTGCACTGCTTGGGAACAGCGTGGGTTCGGCAACTTGATTTCGCTGCAGCCGAACCGCTTTTTCTGGAAGGTTTGGCGCACGAAAACCTCTCCTATGGGGTTCGCGCACGGCTGCTTGATTCCCTCGCCCACTGCGCGCTTCAGCGCAATGATCACCGGCAGGCAGCCGAGTACAATAAGGAAGCGCAGGCGAATTGGCAGGATGCCAGAGACAGGAGAGGACTGGCGGTGTCGCATAACACTGCCGCTCGTCTGGCCATGCTCAGCGGTAACCAGAAGAGCGCCATTGACCACATGCGTGAGGCGATGCAGCAAGCGCGGGCGGTGGGGGATCTTAACCTGACTAAGTCGTTCATCGCGAACCTGGTGCAGGTATTGCGCGATGACGGGCAACTTGACGCCGCTGTGGAAGCGGTATCCGAGGGCCTGGACCTCGTGCACGAAGCTCGGGACCGGTCTGGTGAAGGGCGGCTTCAAAACCGCCTGGGGGATGTTCAACTCCTCCGTGGACGGCTGGGAGCAGCATTGGCAGCGTACCAGCAGGCCTACACCATTGCCACAGAGTTGGGGCAAAGCAGCAATAGGGTGCATGCCTTATTCGATCAGGTAAGAACCCTGTTGCTCATCGGCCATACCAGAACCGTTCCGGCACTTTTGAACGAACTTGAGCACCTCGTCGCTTCGACAAGCGCGAGTCTCAGTAGATCTCAGATGGAACTTGAACTCGCTCGGTATGAGTGGCTGACGGGACATAGCGCTGAGGCTGAACAGCGGCTGAACGTCTTGTGGGACTCGCGGGATTCGCTCAATCCACGCATCCGTGAGGGATTGGCGGCGCTGCTCGCGCGAGTGCGGTTCTCGCGGGGGGACCGTACCAGTCCGCCCACACTCACCGCTGGGCTTGTCTCAACGCCGACGCTCAGGGCCACAGCGCTAATGCTGGCCTTGCGGTGTGAACAAGGTCTATCCGCCATAGACGAAGCGGAACTGCTGCTTGGATCTGGCCGCATTGATCCCATTATTGCCCTTGAATTGCAGCAGAGCCTGGCTGTTCAGTTGGCCTCTGCCGATTCCGAACGCGCAAAGCGGCACATCGAAGAAGCGCGGGCTTTGCTTGTCCGCCTGTATGGAACGCTACCAGCAGAATTGAAGGAAGATTTCCTCAGGTGGTACACCGTCCCTCAGACCTAA
- a CDS encoding ATP-binding protein translates to MNICKNGVRMPLSTEAKMQDWLDFVQLLGQTDQPQHVAHAVIDEGIKAMGADGGFMSLLNPAGTELAFIGSYAYAPHAVAFLKAVPLSAQLPFVLAYNRREAFFLESIEQVRHEYPEVAPHIRDFHGSIVDLPLLVDRSALGVLVLSFREPRTFTAYERTFLQVLAAQCAQTIQRSRALDQERQARQQAEEVQERFAFLAAATQTLNMSLDVGDTLQALTRLAVPRLADWCSVSLPQDDFLVPVAVAHEDPKQMEMVRQFAKLYPVMIGSSGTIAHVYRTGEPQLIPVVTDQMIQASGRDERFIDSVRALRLHSMLYVPLTAHGRTLGVLGLASSHPDRTFSHQDIPVVLEVAGRAALAVENASLHTALQQELERRTRAQQEVTDLNTLLEHRVQERTQELEAVNAELEAFSYSASHDLRAPVRHVKSFSDLLQRRLSPDDSRAIHLLSQIQNAATRMDEITRGLLDLATFTRMELQWSPVPLQVLIQEGIATQTLDLGDRQVEWDVGPLPTIWGDERLLRRVFENLLGNAVKYTRPRLEARIAIQAETTAAEVIVQVVDNGVGFDPALGSKLFGAFQRLHRDEEFEGTGVGLATVQRIIKRHGGGVWADAEPGRGATFSVAFPRVSVRLPDRGQEAE, encoded by the coding sequence ATGAACATCTGCAAGAATGGCGTGCGCATGCCCCTCAGCACCGAAGCGAAAATGCAGGACTGGCTCGATTTCGTCCAACTGCTTGGCCAGACAGACCAGCCGCAGCACGTCGCTCACGCCGTCATTGATGAAGGCATCAAAGCCATGGGTGCCGACGGTGGCTTCATGTCCCTCCTCAACCCTGCGGGCACAGAGCTGGCCTTCATCGGTTCATACGCCTATGCGCCGCACGCCGTCGCCTTTCTGAAAGCCGTTCCCCTCAGTGCCCAGTTGCCTTTTGTACTGGCTTACAACCGCCGGGAAGCCTTCTTCCTCGAATCCATCGAGCAGGTGCGCCACGAGTATCCTGAAGTGGCGCCTCACATCCGCGATTTTCACGGTAGTATCGTCGATCTTCCCTTACTTGTGGATCGCTCCGCACTCGGGGTTCTGGTCCTCTCCTTCCGCGAACCACGGACGTTCACCGCTTACGAACGCACCTTTCTGCAGGTCCTCGCCGCCCAGTGCGCTCAGACCATTCAACGCAGCCGCGCCCTTGATCAGGAACGTCAAGCCCGGCAGCAGGCCGAAGAGGTGCAGGAACGCTTTGCCTTTCTCGCTGCCGCCACGCAGACCCTCAACATGTCCCTTGACGTCGGCGACACCCTGCAGGCCCTCACCCGCTTGGCCGTGCCCCGCTTGGCCGACTGGTGCTCGGTGTCTCTCCCCCAGGACGACTTCTTGGTCCCCGTAGCGGTCGCCCACGAAGATCCAAAACAGATGGAGATGGTGCGGCAATTCGCCAAGCTCTACCCCGTCATGATCGGGTCCTCCGGGACGATCGCGCACGTCTACCGCACGGGGGAACCTCAACTGATCCCCGTGGTCACCGATCAGATGATTCAGGCCTCTGGCAGGGATGAACGGTTCATCGACTCGGTCCGTGCCTTGCGGCTTCACTCTATGCTCTACGTCCCCCTCACCGCCCATGGCCGGACCCTGGGCGTCCTGGGTCTGGCCAGCAGCCACCCGGACCGAACTTTCAGTCACCAGGACATTCCTGTCGTCTTGGAAGTGGCAGGGCGTGCCGCGTTGGCCGTTGAGAACGCCAGCCTGCACACCGCTCTTCAGCAGGAGCTGGAACGGCGCACACGTGCTCAGCAGGAAGTGACTGACCTCAATACTTTGCTTGAACACCGCGTTCAGGAACGCACCCAGGAACTGGAAGCGGTCAATGCCGAGCTGGAAGCGTTCTCGTACTCTGCGTCGCACGACCTGCGCGCTCCCGTACGTCACGTAAAAAGCTTTAGTGACTTGCTTCAGCGGAGGTTGAGTCCGGATGACTCCCGTGCCATCCACCTCTTGAGTCAGATCCAGAATGCAGCTACCAGAATGGATGAGATCACGCGTGGCCTCCTGGATCTGGCCACCTTTACCCGAATGGAGTTGCAGTGGAGCCCTGTCCCACTCCAGGTCCTGATTCAAGAGGGCATAGCCACTCAAACGCTTGATCTTGGTGACCGCCAGGTGGAGTGGGATGTCGGACCCCTCCCGACCATCTGGGGAGATGAGCGTTTGCTGCGGCGAGTCTTCGAGAACCTGCTGGGGAATGCCGTGAAGTACACCCGCCCCCGTTTGGAGGCGCGCATTGCCATTCAAGCGGAGACGACAGCCGCAGAGGTGATCGTCCAAGTCGTCGATAACGGGGTAGGTTTTGATCCTGCATTGGGCAGCAAGCTGTTTGGTGCATTCCAGCGTCTGCATCGTGATGAGGAATTTGAGGGGACAGGCGTAGGTCTGGCGACGGTACAACGAATCATAAAACGGCATGGTGGAGGGGTATGGGCAGATGCTGAACCTGGGCGGGGAGCCACCTTTTCGGTCGCCTTTCCTCGGGTGAGTGTGCGACTCCCTGATCGTGGGCAAGAAGCGGAGTAA
- a CDS encoding helix-turn-helix domain-containing protein has translation MSPDRTFTVESVRAATFLADPEQRRFIEPFLGRECTVQRAAVELRVTPNSVLYRVRRMVSLGLVEVVREEARAGRAVRIYRSVADRFFVPYRCTAATDLLEILLSERLAFEEVLQRAMLRVMREMQGEHNWGMLLYRKENGVHAYDAIQPEEPWSARSAEEPAVLDHALTVGPLTRCRAKALQLDLLNVLARHTREAGEDVETKETARYLVRLALAPLPSLEER, from the coding sequence ATGTCGCCTGACAGGACGTTCACCGTTGAGAGCGTCCGCGCCGCCACCTTTTTGGCCGATCCGGAGCAACGGCGCTTCATAGAGCCCTTTCTCGGGCGGGAATGTACGGTGCAACGCGCCGCAGTGGAACTGCGCGTGACGCCAAACAGTGTGCTGTACCGGGTGCGCCGCATGGTATCGCTGGGGCTGGTGGAGGTGGTGCGGGAGGAAGCACGTGCGGGACGAGCTGTCCGGATTTACCGCTCGGTGGCAGACCGCTTCTTCGTGCCCTACCGCTGCACAGCCGCAACCGACCTGCTGGAAATCCTGTTGAGCGAACGCTTGGCCTTTGAGGAGGTGTTACAGCGGGCAATGCTGCGGGTGATGCGGGAGATGCAGGGGGAGCACAACTGGGGGATGCTCCTGTACCGGAAAGAGAACGGCGTCCACGCCTATGACGCCATACAACCGGAGGAGCCGTGGAGTGCGCGAAGCGCGGAAGAACCTGCGGTCCTGGACCACGCATTGACCGTTGGTCCCCTCACGCGCTGCCGAGCCAAAGCTTTACAACTCGACTTGCTGAACGTGTTGGCACGTCACACCAGGGAAGCGGGCGAGGACGTCGAAACGAAAGAAACCGCCCGGTATCTGGTTCGGCTGGCCCTCGCCCCATTGCCCTCTCTGGAAGAGAGGTGA
- a CDS encoding alpha/beta fold hydrolase gives MQGSGPALVLVPGLACSHLYYVRLQRHLAAHFEVWAYDPPGHGLTPAPPGAYLDAGSLARHLAGWLRATGLMGVPLFGHSQGGEVLLHLASTSPDLASHLVLCAPSGREETAPTARLLGHLLLDIRHERPGFLMRLLRSYVRTGVRRSWKLLRAGRHDVTFRLAAQVRSPTLILEGELDRVVRRDALLRLSLLLPNARRVRIRGGGHALHDRQAQVVAHTVTAFVQGRPVEQVEDTLARVRGKAQGSVKFANPKEAEEESATARLLRAVE, from the coding sequence GTGCAGGGCTCGGGACCAGCGCTGGTCCTGGTGCCAGGCCTGGCATGTAGCCACCTGTATTACGTGAGGTTGCAACGGCACCTGGCAGCGCATTTTGAAGTGTGGGCGTATGATCCACCCGGACATGGCCTGACGCCCGCGCCACCGGGAGCGTACCTGGATGCTGGATCGCTGGCCAGGCACCTCGCGGGGTGGTTGCGGGCAACCGGGCTGATGGGCGTGCCGCTCTTCGGTCATTCGCAGGGAGGCGAGGTCCTGCTGCATTTGGCCAGTACGTCGCCGGACCTGGCGTCACATCTGGTGCTGTGCGCCCCGAGTGGCCGTGAGGAGACGGCGCCCACCGCACGGCTCCTGGGTCACCTCCTCCTGGACATCCGGCACGAACGGCCCGGCTTCCTGATGCGGCTGCTGCGCTCGTACGTCCGGACGGGGGTACGCCGATCCTGGAAGCTGCTGCGGGCAGGGCGACACGACGTGACGTTCAGACTTGCGGCGCAGGTACGCTCACCCACCTTGATCCTGGAGGGCGAACTCGACCGGGTGGTGCGCCGGGATGCACTGCTGAGGTTGTCGCTGCTTTTACCAAACGCACGCCGGGTGCGGATCAGGGGTGGGGGGCACGCGCTGCATGACCGCCAAGCGCAGGTGGTGGCGCACACCGTCACTGCCTTTGTGCAGGGGCGCCCTGTGGAACAGGTGGAGGATACCCTTGCCAGAGTGCGTGGGAAGGCCCAGGGGTCAGTAAAGTTCGCAAACCCTAAAGAAGCGGAGGAAGAGTCTGCTACCGCACGCCTCCTCCGGGCGGTTGAATAG
- a CDS encoding MFS transporter: MALSLQEAAPGRWSALAGLAFAVVLAMAPWFSAVAVLPQLRVVWRLTDAAASGLTLAVQLGFVLGAVLSAALNLADRVSPQRLILTGALIAAGANLGLLWAGGPTLAAGLRALTGAALALVYPPALKAMSAWFRTGRGTALGVMVGALTLGSALPHLVNGLGGANWRSVIFITSALAALGGLIASRVGDGPYRFPTAPFQPSQAWRALTSRGVGLATLGYLGHMWELYAMWAWFSAFFTGVLVNAGVADPGRGPALATFAVVGVGALGCGLGGLLGDRWGRTRLTTLAMGLSGACALALAGLAGAAPGVVLALSLMWGFWIIADSAQFSTIVSEIADPAYVGTALTAQLALGFTLTAGSIALVPALVRAGGWPLAFVVLAVGPLLGTVAMRRLARTPDAARIAGGRG; this comes from the coding sequence ATGGCCCTTTCCCTCCAGGAAGCTGCCCCAGGGCGCTGGTCCGCACTCGCTGGGCTGGCATTCGCCGTTGTCCTGGCGATGGCGCCGTGGTTCTCCGCAGTGGCGGTGCTGCCGCAACTGCGCGTGGTGTGGAGGCTGACGGACGCCGCAGCTTCTGGACTCACCCTGGCCGTGCAACTGGGGTTCGTGTTGGGAGCCGTGCTCAGCGCGGCGCTCAATCTGGCGGACCGGGTTTCACCCCAGCGGCTGATCCTGACTGGGGCGCTGATCGCCGCTGGAGCGAACCTGGGGCTGTTGTGGGCGGGAGGCCCGACCCTGGCAGCGGGCCTGCGGGCGCTGACCGGGGCGGCGCTCGCCCTGGTGTACCCTCCGGCCCTCAAAGCGATGTCGGCGTGGTTCCGCACTGGGCGTGGGACAGCGCTGGGCGTCATGGTGGGGGCACTTACGCTGGGATCGGCGCTGCCGCACCTTGTCAACGGGCTGGGGGGCGCCAACTGGCGGAGCGTGATCTTCATTACCAGCGCCCTTGCTGCGCTTGGTGGGCTGATTGCCTCGCGGGTGGGGGACGGGCCCTACCGCTTCCCAACCGCCCCTTTTCAGCCCAGCCAGGCGTGGCGGGCGCTCACCAGCCGCGGAGTGGGCCTCGCTACCCTGGGCTACCTGGGGCACATGTGGGAGTTGTACGCGATGTGGGCGTGGTTCTCGGCCTTTTTCACTGGAGTGCTGGTCAATGCCGGGGTGGCGGACCCGGGGCGGGGCCCAGCCCTCGCCACCTTCGCGGTCGTGGGTGTGGGTGCACTGGGCTGCGGGTTGGGCGGGCTGCTGGGAGACCGCTGGGGCCGCACCCGGCTCACCACTCTTGCCATGGGCCTCTCTGGAGCCTGCGCACTCGCACTTGCAGGGCTGGCCGGCGCCGCACCGGGGGTCGTGCTGGCCCTCAGCCTAATGTGGGGCTTTTGGATCATCGCGGACTCTGCACAGTTCTCCACCATCGTGAGTGAGATCGCCGACCCGGCGTACGTCGGCACGGCGCTTACGGCGCAACTCGCCCTGGGCTTCACCCTGACTGCAGGCAGTATCGCCCTCGTTCCCGCGCTCGTGCGCGCGGGGGGCTGGCCGCTGGCCTTCGTGGTCCTCGCTGTGGGCCCGTTGTTGGGTACCGTTGCCATGCGCCGTCTCGCCCGTACGCCCGACGCCGCCCGCATCGCTGGGGGACGCGGTTGA
- a CDS encoding VOC family protein: MDAFNSAAENMTWVQGIQAVTLFVEDLEAARQFYREVFLLPVMYEDGNSAVFEFGGTLINLLRITQADELIAPARIAQPDSGSRLVFTIEVPDVDILCGELATRGVVLLNGPINRPWGVRTASFRDPGGHIWEIAQRI, translated from the coding sequence ATGGACGCATTCAATAGCGCTGCGGAGAACATGACCTGGGTACAAGGGATTCAGGCTGTCACATTATTTGTCGAAGACCTCGAAGCCGCCCGGCAGTTTTACCGGGAGGTCTTTCTTCTGCCCGTCATGTACGAGGACGGGAATTCAGCGGTGTTTGAGTTCGGAGGGACGCTCATCAATCTGCTCCGCATTACTCAAGCAGACGAACTGATAGCGCCTGCCCGCATTGCTCAGCCGGACTCAGGATCCAGACTGGTTTTCACGATTGAAGTTCCGGATGTCGACATCTTATGCGGGGAACTCGCGACGCGTGGTGTTGTCCTCCTGAACGGTCCAATCAACCGGCCGTGGGGCGTTCGAACTGCCAGTTTTCGGGACCCAGGGGGACATATCTGGGAGATTGCACAACGAATCTGA